One genomic region from Mytilus trossulus isolate FHL-02 chromosome 9, PNRI_Mtr1.1.1.hap1, whole genome shotgun sequence encodes:
- the LOC134685102 gene encoding uncharacterized protein LOC134685102: MTRQGQSKNVSLIYGVYSVKKVLRYVYIKIARTRRTFTKFIYFIIFMSAFVYLNYRYNLPVFHVFRNPNINKPCTLPVYDIYDHSVDQFFWDQQVLPCEGWLDLLYVDSKGYITMNKTAVSVSGYSDIKCEYRYIQRVSESKIKFSSKMDYVQPAYLDGDFVHAECYDSNRKLLYNNLHMNIDSKNVLKNRKLAEETKTNLSVYIIGIDSLSRLIAERKIPKTLNFLRNNLSAYMFKGYTRVGDGSYPNLLPLFTGLKAYGEEHKVGVNNIQYMFNNFSEKGCIDMYAEDWVQVATFVDIFRKQPSHHYIQPLFQAIDKVKSNSLAIEYTLKFLQHHNIPLGNTSPMCFGNVYKYQLILQYFKRFLDNYELKRKFAFAWTNEIGHDFLNMVGLADNDYLEFFKWMKESKKLDNAIMIFMSDHGPRYSEIQNTEVGRISNLLPLFTIVLPDHIKSRFNHIHKNLKINTERMTTAFDVYETLKDILHGDFQKKNSLSDFKKLPRGISLFREIPSSRSCIDADISEHYCPCYKTKNVPIQDERVVDSVHAVVDKINDILEAVKSKCAKVVIQSVRSARSVFSDMVRDTEKERSFSFRSYLWNIAEQTRLRITFWTNPGNALYEATVQFNDKNNIKILGDINRINKYGNQSACLRIGQVRDRVRELYCYCI; encoded by the coding sequence ATGACAAGACAAGGACAAAGTAAAAATGTATCGTTAATATATGGAGTTTATTCTGTGAAGAAAGTGTTGCgatatgtttatataaagatAGCAAGAACACGAAGAACTTTCACtaagttcatatattttatcattttcatgtCTGCGTTTGTTTACTTAAATTATCGATATAatcttcctgtctttcatgttttccGAAATCCTAATATTAATAAACCATGCACTCTTCCAGTGTATGATATATATGACCATTCAGTGGACCAGTTTTTCTGGGACCAACAGGTCTTGCCATGTGAAGGTTGGTTAGATTTGTTGTATGTTGATTCCAAAGGATATATTACAATGAATAAAACTGCCGTAAGTGTTTCTGGAtattcagatataaaatgtgAATATCGATATATACAACGGGTTTCggaatcaaaaattaaattctcgTCTAAAATGGATTATGTTCAACCTGCTTATTTAGATGGTGACTTTGTCCATGCAGAATGCTACGATTCGAATAGAAAACTACTATACAATAACTTGCATATGAATATTGAtagtaaaaatgttttaaaaaatcgtAAACTGGCAGAAGAAACTAAAACGAATCTAAGTGTATATATCATTGGTATTGATTCTCTATCAAGACTTATAGCAGAACGCAAAATTCCGAAAACGTTAAACTTTTTACGAAATAATTTGAGTGCTTATATGTTTAAAGGATATACGCGAGTCGGTGATGGTTCATATCCGAATTTACTACCCTTGTTTACTGGATTAAAAGCATACGGCGAGGAACATAAAGTGGGTGTAAACAACATACAGTatatgtttaacaatttttccGAGAAAGGTTGCATAGATATGTACGCGGAGGACTGGGTACAGGTTGCCACTTTTGTTGACATCTTTAGAAAACAACCGTCTCATCATTATATTCAGCCTCTGTTTCAGGCAATTGATAAAGTTAAATCTAATAGTTTGGCTATTGAATATACCCTTAAGTTTTTACAACATCATAATATTCCACTCGGTAATACTTCTCCTATGTGTTTTGGTAATGTTTATAAGTATCaattaatattacaatattttaagcgttttttagataattatgaattgaaaagaaaatttgcatttgcTTGGACAAATGAAATCGGTCACGACTTTCTAAACATGGTAGGCTTGGCTGATAATGATTACCTAGAATTCTTTAAATGGATGAAGGAATCAAAGAAACTTGATAATGCCATCATGATATTTATGAGCGACCATGGACCTCGATATAGTGAAATTCAAAATACAGAAGTTGGTCGAATTTCCAATTTACTACCTCTTTTTACCATTGTTTTACCAGATCACATTAAATCAAGATTTAACCACATTCacaagaatttgaaaataaatacagaGAGAATGACAACTGCTTTTGACGTGTATGAAACTCTGAAAGATATACTGCATGgagattttcaaaagaaaaatagtttGTCAGATTTTAAAAAGTTGCCTCGAGGAATAAGCTTGTTCCGTGAAATTCCATCGTCTAGAAGTTGCATAGATGCTGATATTTCTGAACATTACTGTCCctgttataaaacaaaaaatgttccAATACAGGACGAGCGTGTAGTAGATTCAGTCCATGCTGTTGTGGATaaaatcaatgatattttaGAAGCAGTAAAATCAAAATGTGCCAAAGTAGTAATACAATCTGTTCGTAGTGCGAGATCAGTTTTTTCAGACATGGTGCGTGATACAGAAAAAGAGCGATCCTTTTCTTTCCGCAGTTATTTGTGGAATATTGCCGAACAAACTCGACTTCGTATAACTTTTTGGACAAATCCAGGTAATGCTTTATATGAAGCAACAGTGCAATTCAacgataaaaacaatattaaaattcttGGTGATATCAATCGTATTAATAAGTATGGGAACCAATCAGCTTGTCTTAGAATAGGCCAGGTGCGCGATAGAGTTCGAGAACTTTATTGTTATTGCATATAA